A stretch of DNA from Cellulomonas fengjieae:
GCGTTCCGGTCCGTCCGCCGCCGTGCCCGACCTGTTCCTGGGGCGGCCGTGGGTGGTCTGCGACTCGGGCTCGTCGCACCCGGACGCCGTGCTGGCCGTGCGCTCGCTCGCCGTCGACCTCGGCGCGGTGCCGGTGGCCATGGACGCCGACGCGCACGATGCCGCGGTCGCCGCGGTCTCCCACGTGCCGCAGGTCGCCGCCAGCCTGGTCGCGGCGCGCCTGAGCGGCGCCGACGACGCGGCGCTCGCCCTGGCCGGCCAGGGACTGCGGGACGTCACCCGCCTCGCGGCGTCGGACCCGGCCCTGTGGACCTCGATTCTCGCGGCGAACGCGGCCGCCGTGCGCGACGTCCTGGTGGACCTGCGCACGGACCTGGACGGCGTCATCGACGCCCTCGGCCGGGCGGCGGTGGCGGACGGTCCCGAGACGGTCGAGCTCGGGGCGTTGGCCGCCCTGGCGCAGGCGATCGCCGACGGGAACGCCGGCGTCGCGCGCATCCCCGGCAAGCACGGCGGGGCGCAGCGGACGTACGGCGTGGTCAGCGTGCTGGTGCCGGACGCACCCGGTGAGCTGGCCCGGCTGCTGACCGAGGTGGGGGAGGCCGGCGTCAACCTCGAGGACCTGCACCTCGAGCACGCGGCCGGCCGGCCGGTCGGCATGGCGGAGATCTCGGTGCTGCCCGGCCGGGTGGAGCACCTCGAGGCGGAGCTGACGGCCCGCGGATGGAGACTGGTGAGTTGAGCAAGGCTGTGGTCGTGGCGATCGACGGGCCCTCCGGGTCCGGCAAGTCGAGCGTCGCCCGGGGGGTGGCGCGCGCGCTCGGGCTCGCGTACCTCGACACCGGGGCGATGTACCGCGCGGCGACGTGGTGGTGCCTGCACCAGGACGTGCCGCTCACCGAAGTCGACGAGGTCGCCGCCCAGGTCGAGGCGCTGCCGCTGGTCATGGGCACGGATCCGGCGCACCCCACGGTGCGGGTGGACGGCACCGACGTCGGGGAGGCCATCCGCAC
This window harbors:
- a CDS encoding prephenate dehydrogenase, whose translation is MTLATRGPVRIVGTGLLGTSVGLALTAQGVDVVLHDPSRTALALARDVGAGRPASPTDMTPALIVVAAPPDVTADVVRAELAAYPDAVVTDVASVKGYVLAELRSSGADLGRYVGSHPMAGRERSGPSAAVPDLFLGRPWVVCDSGSSHPDAVLAVRSLAVDLGAVPVAMDADAHDAAVAAVSHVPQVAASLVAARLSGADDAALALAGQGLRDVTRLAASDPALWTSILAANAAAVRDVLVDLRTDLDGVIDALGRAAVADGPETVELGALAALAQAIADGNAGVARIPGKHGGAQRTYGVVSVLVPDAPGELARLLTEVGEAGVNLEDLHLEHAAGRPVGMAEISVLPGRVEHLEAELTARGWRLVS